DNA from Rubripirellula lacrimiformis:
CGGCGCCGACGGCGCGACTGGCGCCTGGACGTTCTGCCAACTCTGCTAACTGTTTGTAGGTGACGGTCGTCCCGATCGGGATTTCGCGGCAACGACGGTACACCAGGTGCGTGAAATCCGTCCATCCTGTCGAATCGATTTTGATGTCGTCAAAAGATTCTGGCTGGCCGCGATAAAACGATTGCAGTCGATCGTTGAATTGACGTGCCGCAGATGGTGCCTCGTCGTGCGACGCGTAGGTTTCCGCTGGGGCGTTGGCGTTTGCGGGCTGTGTCCAATCCAACCGAAACAGACCCTGCGGAGTCCAGGTCGACCACATCGATCCCAGCGGTGTTTCGTGCTGCGTGATTTGAAACGTCATGATTTATTTCCCGATGCAGAAACGCCCGAACACTCGATCCAATATATCGTCGGTGTAGACCGCACCGGTGACTTCGCCCAAGCACTGGGCGGCGGTTCGCATCTCTGCCGACACAAACTCGTGACCCTGGCTGTGACGAGTCAATTCGATTGCGGCAAGCACGGACGTATGGGCTTGATCAAGTGATTGACCGCATCGTGCTGCGGTACCGACGACGGATCCGTGTTCCTCGCTGTCGCGGTCAAGCAGTCGCTGCAACACGGTCTGGACGAGCGTTTCGATTCCGTCATCAGACAACGCGCTACAAGTTAGCAGCGCGTCCGATGAATCGGATGCTGGTTCCTGTTTTGGCTTCGAATCCGGGGCGGTCGGAAGACTGGAAATATCGCACTTGGTCGCAACAAACAGGTCGATGACTCCGGTGCGGCCTGATGTGCCGGCTTGATGACGCAGTTGAGTGAGCGCCGTGTCAAAGTCGCTGCGGCTGCTGTCGATGCACCACAGTCGCACGTCTGCTTCGTCGGACGCGCGTCGAGCGTGATCTTGGGATTCACGGCTGATGTCATCGTTTCCGGTTTCGATCCCTGCGGTGTCGACCCAGCGAACCGGATGCCCACAAAGCGTGGTGTCCAACGTGACCACGTCACGAGTCGTTCCAGCGACATCGGCAACGATAGCGGTGTCCGATTCGGACAATCGGTTCAAGAGTCGGCTCTTCCCCGCGTTCGGTTCGCCTCGCAGAATGATGGTGGCGCGAGACGTCGTACCGCCTCGCTGCCGCATCGCTTCGGCGGTCAATCGCAGCGTCTCAGAAATCTCGGTCAACCGTTGGACCACCGTTTCATCGCTGACGAATTCGATGTCTTCGTCCACGAAGTCCAGGCCAGCTTCCACGTCGGCAATCAAATTCAACAGTGTCGACCGCATCTGTTCCAGCGGTTTGGACAGGTTCCCCGAAAGTTGGCGAAGCGCGTGGTCCAACGACCCGCGGCCCTCGGCATCGATGACTCCCAGGACGGCTTCGGCCTGTGTCAGGTCGAGTCTGCCGGCCAGGAAGGCCCGCATCGTGAACTCGCCCGGACGCGCCGCCCGGGCGCCGGCGTGGGCCGCCAGTTCGGTTAACCCCGTCAGCAGCGGCAGCGAACCAAAGGTATGCAGTTCCGCCGATGGTTGTCCGGTGTAACTGCGTGGGGTTGGCCAGACCATCACGTCCACGTCCACCATGCCCAAAGGAACGCCGA
Protein-coding regions in this window:
- a CDS encoding methylated-DNA--[protein]-cysteine S-methyltransferase yields the protein MTFQITQHETPLGSMWSTWTPQGLFRLDWTQPANANAPAETYASHDEAPSAARQFNDRLQSFYRGQPESFDDIKIDSTGWTDFTHLVYRRCREIPIGTTVTYKQLAELAERPGASRAVGAAMSRNRILLVIPCHRVIAADGSLRGFSAPGGLETKQRLLDLEQNV
- a CDS encoding tRNA modification GTPase is translated as MWDFDETIVAIASPTSPAPRGIVRLSGTSVLEILDRMGISPANQVRPSRYPAAVDLGVPLGMVDVDVMVWPTPRSYTGQPSAELHTFGSLPLLTGLTELAAHAGARAARPGEFTMRAFLAGRLDLTQAEAVLGVIDAEGRGSLDHALRQLSGNLSKPLEQMRSTLLNLIADVEAGLDFVDEDIEFVSDETVVQRLTEISETLRLTAEAMRQRGGTTSRATIILRGEPNAGKSRLLNRLSESDTAIVADVAGTTRDVVTLDTTLCGHPVRWVDTAGIETGNDDISRESQDHARRASDEADVRLWCIDSSRSDFDTALTQLRHQAGTSGRTGVIDLFVATKCDISSLPTAPDSKPKQEPASDSSDALLTCSALSDDGIETLVQTVLQRLLDRDSEEHGSVVGTAARCGQSLDQAHTSVLAAIELTRHSQGHEFVSAEMRTAAQCLGEVTGAVYTDDILDRVFGRFCIGK